The Prinia subflava isolate CZ2003 ecotype Zambia chromosome 13, Cam_Psub_1.2, whole genome shotgun sequence genome contains a region encoding:
- the ATMIN gene encoding ATM interactor: MAAAAGRRGGGLGWPPAPVRDVPPAGELVRPSVTELSQVRTNILCTVPGCGKVLPNSPALNMHLSKAHPLQDGKLNAPIRKGLKTSQKFYCCPIEGCPRGPNRPFSQFSLVKQHFMKMHAEKKHKCDKCSNSYGTEWYLKRHIEVCGKTFQCTCGCPYASRTALLSHIYRTGHEIPAEHRDPPSKKRKMEASVHNQQLAEKATEAFSNTHSTAPGTQELDSSEVKVAASLEGSCSSNFTNQMQPKCAPKMLLPKPKVALVKLPVMQVAHLPVYVSATDPSVKPAVVAVDNQGSVVSTVHLLPQSIGILIPALEAETLVFKDSMPVSKVTTCGDREPVSTGVQVELDKVTSNNTGQELGNVCHKNKISSINIQTDLSYISQSFVPAAAWTPSSSVSSCSQTDLSFGSQVSLPISVQTQTLLPASKLTSSIAAQTDAFSQGCFPACGISRETQTSRTQDCIDGRVQMDQAVMCSDIFDNVPSSYNVSTHIELPENNLMPANIDQTLLQRSSCKSLTQDTVKSESLINFNTQTNILPPQNTTDNQTQTMDLLSDLENIFSGNMSGQTLDNRGLLSETSSNADTHLPSGPPQSTGIDFDIEEFFSASNIQTQTEESELGTLNSEPVLESLDIETQTDFLFSDSATQSYNCRGNSNFLGLEMFDTQTQTDLNFFLDSTTHLPLGSILKQSSFSMSTDSSDTETQTEVYMATKNTPTQNIESKVQLSSAETQTMDSCFENLGSLFLTSNETQTAMDDFLLADLAWNTMESQFSSVETQTCEELCSLFQSSDKPSH; encoded by the exons atggcggcggcggccgggcggcGTGGTGGGGGCTTGGGGTGGCCCCCCGCGCCCGTGAGGGACGTGCCGCCCGCCGGGGAGCTGGTGCGGCCCTCGGTGACAGAGCTGTCCCAAGTGCGGACCAACATCCTGTGCACCGTGCCCGGCTGCGGGAAGGTGCTGCCCAACAGCCCGGCCCTCAACATGCACCTCAGCAAGGCGCACCCGCTCCAG GATGGAAAACTTAATGCACCAATAAGGAAGGGTTTGAAAACTTCACAGAAATTCTACTGCTGTCCTATTGAAGGCTGCCCTAGAGGACCAAACAGACCATTTTCCCAATTTTCTCTTGTAAAACAG CACTTTATGAAAATGCATGCTGAAAAGAAGCACAAATGTGATAAATGTAGTAACTCCTATGGCACAGAATGGTATTTGAAACGGCATATAGAGGTCTGTGGCAAGACTTTCCAGTGTACTTGTGGGTGCCCTTATGCCAGCAGAACAGCATTACTGTCTCACATTTACAGAACTGGCCATGAAATTCCTGCAGAACACAG GGATCCTCCtagtaagaaaaggaaaatggaagcCTCTGTACATAatcagcagctggcagagaaaGCGACCGAAGCATTCAGCAAtacacacagcactgctcctggCACTCAGGAGCTGGACTCCTCTGAAGTGAAAGTAGCAGCTTCTCTTgaaggctcctgcagctctaACTTCACGAACCAAATGCAGCCAAAATGTGCACCAAAGATGCTTTTACCCAAGCCCAAGGTGGCTTTGGTTAAACTTCCAGTGATGCAGGTTGCTCACTTGCCTGTGTATGTATCTGCAACAGACCCTTCTGTCAAACCTGCTGTAGTGGCTGTTGATAATCAAGGCTCAGTTGTAAGTACTGTTCATTTATTGCCTCAGTCTATAGGAATTCTGATTCCAGCCCTAGAGGCAGAAACACTTGTGTTTAAGGACAGCATGCCCGTTTCAAAAGTGACGACTTGTGGTGATCGGGAACCAGTAAGTACTGGTGTACAGGTTGAACTGGACAAGGTTACATCAAATAACACAGGGCAAGAGCTGGGGAATGTTTGTCACAAGAACAAAATTTCTTCAATAAATATACAGACTGACTTATCTTATATCTCACAGAGCTTTGtacctgctgcagcctggactCCCAGTTCttctgtgtcctcttgttctcAGACAGATCTGTCATTCGGTTCCCAGGTTTCATTACCCATCAGTGTACagacacagacactgctgcctgCTTCCAAACTGACTTCATCCATAGCTGCTCAGACTGATGCTTTCAGTCAGGGCTGTTTTCCAGCCTGTGGCATTTCCAGAGAGACTCAAACCAGTAGGACACAGGACTGTATTGATGGGAGAGTACAGATGGACCAGGCTGTAATGTGCAGTGACATTTTTGACAATGTTCCTTCATCATATAATGTTTCTACTCACATTGAACTTCCAGAAAACAATTTAATGCCTGCAAATATAGATCAAACCTTGCTGCAAAGAAGTAGTTGCAAGAGCCTGACTCAGGATACGGTTAAGTCTGAATCCCTTATCAACTTCAATACACAGACTAATATACTTCCACCTCAAAATACAACAGATAATCAAACCCAGACAATGGACCTGCTAAGCGATCTGGAAAACATCTTTTCAGGAAACATGTCTGGCCAGACACTGGATAATCGTGGCCTTTTGTCCGAGACAAGTTCTAATGCTGACACACATCTTCCATCTGGTCCACCACAGAGCACGGGGATAGACTTCGACATCGAAGAGTTCTTTTCAGCATCCAACATCCAAACTCAGACTGAAGAGAGTGAGCTTGGTACCCTGAACTCTGAGCCAGTTTTGGAGTCACTGGACATTGAAACTCAGACTGATTTCTTATTTTCAGATAGTGCCACTCAATCATATAACTGTCGAGGCAATTCTAACTTCTTAGGTTTGGAGATGTTTGatacacagacacagacagactTGAATTTCTTTTTGGACAGTACAACCCATCTGCCTTTAGGAAGTATTCTGAAACAGTCCAGTTTCTCCATGAGCACTGACTCATCTGATACAGAAACCCAGACAGAAGTATATATGGCTACTAAAAATACACCTACTCAGAATATTGAAAGCAAAGTCCAGCTCAGTAGTGCTGAGACACAGACTATGGATAGCTGCTTTGAGAATCTGGGGAGTTTATTCCTTACCAGCAATGAAACACAGACAGCAATGGATGACTTCCTTCTGGCTGACTTAGCCTGGAATACAATGGAGTCCCAGTTCAGTTCAGTAGAAACACAGACCTGTGAAGAGCTGTGCTCCTTGTTCCAGAGCTCTGACAAGCCCAGTCACTGA
- the PPP1R3E gene encoding protein phosphatase 1 regulatory subunit 3E, translated as MDKAGSLHSSVPGPPPRLYLPRNFSCSACLYGSLAEQCRAGCSPDGDAAPTPVVREAAGEKPPSTRGREPTLPAVPPSPTQRRRAKSLPTPGDRSLRPALQQSPSRRKTVRFADSLGLELTSVHLFCEADLPRVPLPAPPTPRPADLLKTRKPPALGDLEPVLFGPPPPLLEPLFPPQPGASPGFAERVRQHKVRLEWVRAEPTGLRGAVRVLNLAYEKVVSVRYTLNGWASCAEAAATYQPPGPADGITDRFAFLLPLGAAAAAADTALEFAVRYRVAGAEYWDNNEGKNYRLRGRQRVPPSAGPPQDPDSSAWIHFI; from the coding sequence ATGGATAAGGCGGGCTCGCTGCACAGCTCGGTGCCCGGGCCGCCGCCCCGGCTCTACCTGCCGCGGAACTTCAGCTGCAGCGCCTGTCTCTATGGCAGCCTGGCCGAGCAGTGCAGGGCGGGCTGCAGCCCCGACGGCGACGCCGCGCCCACGCCCGTGGTGCGGGAAGCGGCGGGCGAGAAGCCGCCGTCGACCCGCGGCCGGGAGCCCACGCTGCCCGCcgtgccccccagccccacgcaGCGCCGCCGCGCCAAGTCTCTGCCCACGCCCGGCGACCGCAGCCTGCGCCCCGCGCTGCAGCAGAGCCCGTCGCGCCGCAAGACCGTGCGGTTCGCCGACTCGCTGGGGCTGGAGCTCACCTCCGTGCACCTCTTCTGCGAGGCCGACCTGCCGCGGGTGCCGCTGCCCGCGCCTCCGACGCCGCGCCCCGCCGACCTCCTCAAGACCAGGAAGCCGCCGGCGCTGGGCGACCTGGAGCCGGTGCTGTtcgggccgccgccgccgctgctggAGCCGCTGTTCCCGCCGCAGCCCGGCGCCAGCCCCGGCTTCGCGGAGCGGGTGCGGCAGCACAAGGTGAGGCTGGAGTGGGTGCGGGCAGAGCCGACGGGGCTCCGCGGGGCCGTGCGCGTCCTCAACCTCGCCTACGAGAAGGTGGTGTCGGTGCGCTACACGCTCAATGGCTGGGCCAGCTGCGCCGAGGCTGCCGCCACGTACCAGCCGCCCGGGCCGGCCGACGGCATCACCGACCGCTTCgccttcctgctgcccctgggcgccgccgccgccgccgccgacACCGCGCTGGAGTTCGCCGTCCGCTACCGCGTGGCCGGCGCCGAGTACTGGGACAACAACGAGGGCAAGAACTACCGGCTGCGGGGCCGGCAGCGCGTCCCGCCCTCCGCAGGGCCCCCGCAGGACCCCGACAGCTCTGCCTGGATCCACTTCATCTGA
- the GCSH gene encoding glycine cleavage system H protein, mitochondrial, with protein sequence MAWRALRRVGPVLAPRCPRLPLPPRGPAARRLGTSSLLLSARKFTDKHEWISVENGIGTVGISNFAQEALGDVVYCSLPEVGTKLSKHDEFGALESVKAASELYSPLSGEVTEINAALADNPGLVNKSCYQDGWLIKMTVANPAELDELMTEDAYEKYIKSIED encoded by the exons ATGGCGTGGCGAGCGCTGCGGCGGGTCGGGCCGGTGCTGGCGCCGCGCTGCCCTCGCCTCCCGCTGCCGCCGCGGGGGCCCGCGGCCCGCAGGCTGGGCACCAGCTCGCTGCTGCTGTCCG CCCGCAAATTCACAGACAAGCACGAATGGATATCTGTGGAAAATGGCATTGGAACAGTAGGAATCAGCAATTTTGCGCAG gaagcATTAGGAGATGTTGTTTACTGTAGTCTTCCAGAAGTTGGGACAAAATTGAGTAAACACG ATGAGTTTGGGGCTTTGGAAAGTGTGAAAGCTGCTAGTGAACTCTACTCCCCTCTCTCAGGAGAAGTGACTGAGATTAATGCTGCCCTTGCAGATAATCCAGGGCTTGTCAATAAATCCTGTTATCAAGATG GTTGGCTTATCAAGATGACTGTGGCAAACCCTGCTGAACTTGATGAACTGATGACTGAAGATGCCTATGAGAAATACATAAAATCCATTGAGGACTGA